The following are encoded together in the Bacillus sp. V2I10 genome:
- the spoVS gene encoding stage V sporulation protein SpoVS gives MEILKVSAKSNPNSVAGALAGVLRERGAAEIQAIGAGALNQAVKAVAIARGFVAPSGVDLICIPAFTDILIDGEERTAIKLIIEPR, from the coding sequence ATGGAAATATTAAAAGTTTCAGCAAAGTCCAATCCTAACTCTGTAGCGGGAGCACTAGCAGGTGTCCTGCGTGAAAGAGGCGCCGCCGAAATCCAGGCAATTGGAGCCGGAGCACTTAACCAGGCTGTAAAAGCAGTAGCTATTGCCAGAGGGTTTGTTGCCCCGAGCGGTGTTGATTTAATCTGTATTCCTGCCTTTACGGATATTCTCATTGATGGAGAAGAGCGTACGGCCATTAAATTAATTATTGAGCCTCGTTAA
- a CDS encoding TIGR00282 family metallophosphoesterase: MKLLFVGDVVGSPGRDMIKEYLPKLKRKYRPSLTIVNGENAAHGKGITEKIYHELNQAGAQVVTMGNHTWDKREIFEFIDNYPNLIRPANFPEGTPGNGIAYITCDGKEIAVINLQGRTFLAPIDCPFKKADELIEEAKKRTSIIFVDFHAEATSEKQAMGWYLDGEVTAVVGTHTHVQTADERILDQGTAFITDVGMTGPYDGILGVEREAVIKRFLTSLPVRFEVTEGKAQLSAVVIDVQEKTGKALKIDRILINDDHMFFE; encoded by the coding sequence ATGAAACTATTATTTGTAGGAGATGTAGTCGGATCTCCAGGTAGAGATATGATAAAAGAATATTTGCCAAAGCTAAAACGTAAATACAGACCGTCCCTGACGATTGTAAACGGAGAAAATGCAGCACACGGAAAAGGAATTACTGAAAAGATTTATCACGAGCTGAATCAGGCTGGCGCACAGGTTGTGACGATGGGAAACCATACATGGGATAAGCGGGAAATCTTTGAATTCATTGATAATTATCCAAATCTAATCCGTCCTGCGAATTTTCCTGAAGGCACTCCGGGTAATGGCATTGCATATATAACTTGCGACGGCAAAGAAATCGCTGTGATTAACTTACAGGGACGAACGTTCTTGGCGCCAATTGATTGTCCATTTAAAAAAGCGGATGAGCTGATTGAAGAAGCTAAAAAAAGAACGTCCATTATTTTTGTCGATTTTCATGCTGAAGCAACGAGTGAGAAGCAGGCCATGGGCTGGTATTTGGATGGAGAAGTGACGGCCGTTGTCGGAACACATACTCACGTACAAACGGCAGATGAGAGGATTCTTGATCAGGGGACTGCTTTCATCACAGATGTGGGCATGACAGGTCCATATGACGGCATCCTTGGAGTCGAGAGAGAGGCGGTCATAAAACGCTTCCTGACGAGCCTCCCTGTACGATTTGAGGTAACTGAAGGCAAGGCGCAGCTAAGCGCAGTAGTAATCGATGTTCAAGAAAAAACAGGAAAAGCCTTGAAAATTGACCGCATTTTAATTAATGATGATCATATGTTTTTTGAATAG
- the rny gene encoding ribonuclease Y encodes MDPITMIISILLGLIVGAVVGYFVRKSIAEAKIAGAKGTAEQILEDAKRDAEATKKEALLEAKDDIHKLRTEAEQEIRERRNELQKQENRLLQKEENLDRKDESVDKRENMLEKKEDSLNERQQHIEEMESKVDEMVRKQQSELERISSLTREEAKQIILEKVENELSHDIAVTVKESENRAKEEADKRAKEILSLAIQRCAADHVAETTVSVVNLPNDEMKGRIIGREGRNIRTLETLTGIDLIIDDTPEAVILSGFDPIRRETARIALDKLVQDGRIHPARIEEMVEKSRREVDEYIREVGEQTTFEVGVHGLHPDLIKIMGRLKFRTSYGQNVLKHSMEVAYLSGLMAAELGEDVTLAKRAGLLHDIGKAIDHEVEGSHVEIGVELATKYKEHPVVINSIASHHGDQEPTSVIAVLVAAADALSAARPGARSETLENYIRRLEKLEEISESYEGVEKSFAIQAGREVRIMVKPDTIDDLQAHRLARDIRKRIEEELDYPGHIKVTVIRETRAVEYAK; translated from the coding sequence ATGGATCCCATTACAATGATCATCTCCATTTTGCTTGGCCTAATCGTCGGTGCAGTTGTTGGCTATTTTGTTCGTAAATCCATTGCAGAAGCGAAAATTGCCGGTGCGAAAGGAACTGCTGAGCAAATTCTTGAAGATGCGAAGCGTGATGCTGAAGCGACGAAGAAAGAAGCGTTGCTTGAGGCAAAGGATGACATTCACAAGCTTCGGACAGAAGCAGAGCAAGAAATTCGTGAACGACGAAATGAGCTGCAAAAACAAGAAAATCGCTTATTACAAAAAGAAGAGAATCTTGATCGTAAGGATGAATCTGTAGACAAGCGTGAGAACATGCTTGAGAAAAAAGAAGATTCTCTAAATGAAAGACAACAGCATATTGAAGAGATGGAAAGCAAAGTGGACGAGATGGTGCGTAAACAACAATCAGAGCTTGAGCGTATTTCCAGCTTAACTCGTGAAGAGGCAAAGCAGATCATTCTCGAAAAGGTTGAAAATGAGCTTTCGCATGATATCGCTGTAACTGTTAAAGAAAGCGAAAACCGTGCGAAAGAAGAAGCGGATAAACGAGCGAAAGAAATACTTTCCCTTGCAATCCAGCGTTGTGCAGCAGATCATGTAGCTGAAACAACGGTATCTGTCGTTAACCTTCCAAATGATGAAATGAAAGGCCGCATCATTGGACGTGAAGGGCGCAACATTAGAACACTTGAAACATTAACTGGTATTGACCTCATTATTGATGATACTCCAGAAGCAGTTATTTTATCTGGATTTGACCCAATTCGCAGGGAAACAGCCAGAATTGCCCTAGACAAGCTTGTTCAAGATGGACGCATCCATCCAGCACGTATTGAAGAAATGGTTGAAAAATCACGCCGTGAAGTTGATGAATACATCCGCGAGGTTGGTGAGCAAACAACATTTGAAGTTGGTGTTCACGGACTGCATCCAGATTTAATCAAGATTATGGGCCGTTTAAAGTTCAGAACGAGCTATGGTCAAAATGTATTAAAGCATTCCATGGAGGTCGCTTATTTATCAGGACTCATGGCTGCAGAACTGGGTGAAGATGTTACTCTTGCCAAACGCGCAGGATTACTGCACGATATCGGTAAGGCGATTGATCATGAAGTAGAAGGAAGCCATGTTGAAATTGGAGTCGAACTTGCTACGAAGTACAAGGAACACCCGGTTGTTATAAACAGTATTGCTTCGCATCATGGCGATCAGGAGCCGACTTCGGTTATCGCCGTTCTGGTCGCGGCAGCAGATGCTTTATCTGCAGCACGTCCCGGCGCAAGAAGCGAAACGCTTGAAAACTATATTCGCCGCTTAGAAAAGCTTGAAGAGATTTCCGAATCTTACGAAGGAGTTGAAAAATCCTTCGCTATTCAGGCAGGCCGTGAAGTGCGTATCATGGTTAAACCGGATACGATCGACGATCTTCAGGCACACCGTTTAGCACGGGATATCCGCAAGCGGATTGAAGAAGAATTAGATTACCCAGGTCATATTAAAGTAACAGTTATCCGTGAGACGAGAGCTGTGGAATATGCGAAATAA
- the recA gene encoding recombinase RecA yields the protein MSDRQAALDMALKQIEKQFGKGSIMKLGEQTDRKISTSPSGSLALDTALGVGGYPRGRIIEIYGPESSGKTTVALHAIAEVQQKGGQAAFIDAEHALDPVYAQKLGVNIDELLLSQPDTGEQALEIAEALVRSGAVDILVIDSVAALVPKAEIEGEMGDAHVGLQARLMSQALRKLSGAISKSKTIAIFINQIREKVGVMFGNPETTPGGRALKFYSSVRLEVRRAETLKQGNEMVGNKTKIKVVKNKVAPPFRVAEVDIMYGEGISKEGEIIDLGTEIDIVQKSGSWYSYNEERLGQGRENAKIFLKENPSIRLEIQEKIRSHYGLDEVAVAPDGQEELDLLED from the coding sequence GTGAGCGATCGTCAAGCTGCCTTAGATATGGCACTGAAACAAATAGAAAAGCAATTTGGTAAAGGTTCAATTATGAAACTCGGTGAACAGACTGACCGGAAGATCTCTACATCTCCAAGCGGTTCACTTGCACTTGATACAGCACTTGGGGTTGGCGGATATCCACGTGGAAGAATTATAGAAATATATGGACCTGAGAGCTCAGGTAAAACGACAGTTGCCCTTCATGCGATAGCAGAAGTACAGCAAAAGGGAGGACAGGCTGCGTTTATAGATGCAGAACATGCCCTTGACCCTGTATATGCTCAAAAGCTTGGTGTAAATATAGATGAACTTCTTCTCTCACAGCCGGATACAGGAGAGCAGGCGCTTGAAATTGCTGAAGCGCTGGTTCGAAGCGGAGCGGTGGATATTCTAGTCATTGACTCTGTAGCAGCTTTAGTTCCAAAAGCTGAAATCGAAGGGGAAATGGGAGATGCTCACGTAGGCTTGCAGGCTCGTCTTATGTCACAGGCATTGCGTAAATTATCCGGAGCAATCAGCAAATCAAAAACAATTGCTATTTTCATTAACCAGATCCGTGAAAAAGTAGGAGTTATGTTCGGTAATCCTGAAACAACTCCAGGCGGACGCGCACTGAAGTTTTATTCTTCGGTACGTTTAGAGGTTCGCCGTGCTGAAACGCTGAAACAGGGCAATGAGATGGTCGGCAATAAAACCAAAATCAAAGTTGTCAAAAACAAAGTTGCACCTCCTTTCCGTGTTGCAGAGGTTGACATTATGTACGGGGAAGGCATCTCTAAAGAAGGCGAGATCATTGATCTTGGAACAGAAATTGATATTGTTCAAAAGAGCGGTTCATGGTATTCGTACAATGAGGAGCGTTTAGGACAGGGAAGAGAAAACGCAAAAATCTTCCTGAAGGAGAATCCTAGCATCCGCTTAGAGATTCAGGAAAAAATCCGCAGCCACTACGGCTTGGATGAAGTGGCGGTTGCTCCAGATGGACAAGAAGAATTAGATTTACTGGAAGATTAA
- a CDS encoding competence/damage-inducible protein A, which yields MTSKTEIIAVGSELLLGQIVNSNAQFLSQQLAENGLNVYYHTVVGDNPARLEQAVKIAKERSNIIIFTGGLGPTKDDLTKETIANILGKKLVTDEEALRSIEDYFVKVKRSMSENNKKQALVIEDSHVLKNEHGMAPGMAIDADERIYMLLPGPPSEMKPMFMKFGLPYFREKLGQNDKIISRVLRYFGIGESQLETDIQDLIDAQTNPTIAPLAGDGEVTLRLTARHQNESEAVRLINEMEKTINSRVGAFFYGYDQTTLADELLRHLRQRDMTISAAESLTGGLFSDQLTAVKGTSDVFKGTIVCYTNEVKQSILKVSEETLDQHGAVSEQCAKEMAEQIRKLANSDIGISFTGIAGEDPVEGKKPGTVYIGLAFKDQPVRTVLLHLAGSRNGIRRRTVKYGCYLIIKALMENTAE from the coding sequence ATGACGTCAAAAACAGAAATTATTGCAGTAGGTTCCGAATTGCTTCTTGGGCAAATAGTTAACTCTAATGCCCAGTTTTTATCTCAGCAGCTGGCTGAGAATGGTCTTAATGTCTATTATCACACGGTTGTAGGTGATAATCCTGCAAGACTTGAGCAGGCAGTAAAGATTGCCAAAGAGCGTTCGAACATTATCATTTTCACAGGCGGTCTTGGACCTACTAAAGATGATTTAACTAAAGAAACAATCGCAAATATTCTGGGCAAGAAGCTTGTGACTGATGAAGAAGCCCTTCGCAGCATTGAAGACTATTTTGTCAAAGTTAAAAGAAGCATGTCTGAAAACAATAAAAAACAAGCTCTTGTCATTGAGGATTCTCACGTCTTAAAAAATGAGCACGGAATGGCGCCGGGAATGGCAATAGATGCGGATGAGCGGATTTATATGCTGCTGCCTGGCCCGCCCAGCGAAATGAAACCGATGTTTATGAAGTTCGGGCTCCCATACTTTAGAGAGAAGCTTGGCCAGAATGACAAAATTATTTCGAGGGTTCTTCGATACTTTGGCATAGGCGAATCGCAGCTTGAGACGGATATTCAGGATTTGATTGATGCCCAAACCAATCCGACGATTGCACCGCTTGCGGGTGACGGGGAAGTTACGCTCAGATTGACGGCGCGCCATCAAAATGAATCTGAAGCTGTCCGCCTGATTAATGAAATGGAGAAAACAATAAACAGCAGAGTTGGAGCCTTTTTCTACGGTTATGACCAGACAACCCTCGCTGATGAATTGCTCAGACATCTCAGACAAAGAGACATGACGATTTCAGCCGCAGAGAGTTTAACCGGCGGCCTTTTTTCAGATCAGCTGACAGCAGTTAAAGGAACATCTGATGTTTTTAAAGGTACAATTGTCTGCTACACAAATGAAGTAAAGCAATCCATCTTAAAAGTATCTGAAGAAACACTTGATCAGCATGGGGCTGTCAGCGAACAATGTGCCAAAGAAATGGCTGAACAAATCAGGAAGCTTGCAAATAGTGATATCGGAATCAGCTTTACCGGCATCGCAGGGGAAGATCCTGTTGAAGGGAAAAAACCTGGAACCGTCTATATCGGGCTGGCATTTAAAGATCAGCCGGTAAGAACCGTTCTCCTTCATCTTGCAGGAAGCCGCAACGGCATTCGCAGACGTACAGTGAAATACGGCTGTTACCTGATTATTAAAGCATTAATGGAAAATACAGCAGAATAA